A genomic segment from Actinomadura hallensis encodes:
- the eccB gene encoding type VII secretion protein EccB: MQSRRDLYQAHRLMIQRVGLALLQGEPDVAESPMRRLSVGAFAGVMVGLLIVAVFGIWGLLSPGGAKGLDEPGKLIIEKETGTKYIYDAGTRKMFPVANYASALLALDSDSAPERRSVSRKSLAKFERGAMIGIPGAPDSLPDDDQLVRGPWSVCTREAAGPTGLKRQVTALAAGREVGGRRLGGGEAVVVRSGGTSWVVWKDHRMQLTVPANQVTALTGGPAAVEVPATWLNAIPAAGNFGSPQVPRRGEKVPGPRDGEARVGQVFKADTGAGGQALWYVMLPDGLSQINETQAQLLLRDVETAKAYPGEQVRPLPTDVPSAQQRASATRLLDNSLPPALPKFVDWDTSTPLCAVFPVGSSTARLTVGGSLPAPSAGALGSGTAGASGTIDQMVLPPGGAALMSLVPAGGDTSTVGDGGSGSLSLVNDQGVRFALPSPEVAKKLGYDAGKAAPVPSSVVHLIPQGPALDPALARRPVSTSRG, encoded by the coding sequence ATGCAGAGCAGGCGGGATCTCTACCAGGCGCACCGCCTGATGATCCAGCGGGTGGGGCTCGCCCTGCTGCAGGGCGAGCCCGACGTCGCCGAGTCGCCGATGCGGCGGCTGTCGGTGGGCGCGTTCGCCGGCGTGATGGTCGGCCTCCTCATCGTCGCGGTGTTCGGGATCTGGGGCCTGCTGTCGCCGGGCGGCGCGAAGGGGCTGGACGAGCCCGGAAAGCTGATCATCGAGAAGGAGACCGGGACCAAGTACATCTACGACGCCGGCACCCGGAAGATGTTCCCGGTCGCGAACTACGCGTCCGCGCTGCTGGCCCTCGACTCCGACAGCGCCCCCGAGCGGCGCAGCGTGTCGCGCAAGTCGCTGGCGAAGTTCGAGCGCGGCGCGATGATCGGCATCCCGGGCGCGCCGGACTCGCTTCCCGACGACGACCAGCTCGTCCGCGGCCCCTGGTCGGTGTGCACCCGCGAGGCGGCCGGGCCGACGGGCCTGAAGCGGCAGGTCACCGCGCTCGCCGCGGGCCGCGAGGTCGGCGGGCGGCGGCTGGGCGGCGGCGAGGCCGTCGTCGTGCGGAGCGGCGGCACGTCCTGGGTGGTGTGGAAGGACCACCGCATGCAGCTGACCGTTCCGGCGAACCAGGTGACGGCGCTGACCGGCGGGCCCGCCGCCGTCGAGGTGCCGGCGACGTGGCTGAACGCGATCCCCGCCGCGGGGAACTTCGGCTCCCCGCAGGTGCCCCGCCGCGGCGAGAAGGTGCCCGGCCCCCGCGACGGCGAGGCCCGCGTCGGCCAGGTGTTCAAGGCGGACACCGGAGCCGGCGGGCAGGCGCTGTGGTACGTGATGCTCCCCGACGGGCTCTCGCAGATCAACGAGACCCAGGCGCAGCTGCTGCTGCGCGACGTCGAGACGGCCAAGGCCTACCCGGGCGAGCAGGTCCGGCCGCTGCCGACCGACGTTCCCTCGGCGCAGCAGCGGGCGTCGGCGACGCGGCTGCTCGACAACAGTCTGCCCCCGGCGCTACCGAAGTTCGTCGACTGGGACACCTCGACGCCGCTGTGCGCGGTCTTCCCGGTCGGGTCGTCGACGGCGCGGCTGACGGTCGGCGGTTCGCTGCCGGCGCCGTCCGCCGGCGCGCTGGGGTCCGGCACCGCCGGGGCGTCCGGGACGATCGACCAGATGGTGCTGCCCCCGGGCGGCGCGGCGCTGATGAGCCTCGTGCCCGCGGGCGGCGACACCAGCACCGTCGGGGACGGGGGCTCGGGCTCGCTGTCGCTGGTGAACGACCAGGGCGTCCGGTTCGCGCTGCCGTCGCCGGAGGTCGCCAAGAAGCTCGGGTACGACGCGGGCAAGGCGGCGCCCGTCCCGTCCAGCGTCGTCCATCTGATCCCGCAGGGACCCGCGCTCGATCCGGCGCTCGCGCGCAGGCCGGTTTCCACGTCCAGAGGATGA
- a CDS encoding WXG100 family type VII secretion target: MGDQSAVDRAAMQQAATRIEDSAGIVKGLQTKLDGHKSQLMSGWAGNAAVSFDRVFTEFQTEMTKVRTALEGMHEKLVQTKITYESTEQEQQDAVNKINQLLNGTT; this comes from the coding sequence GTGGGTGACCAGTCCGCAGTCGACAGAGCAGCCATGCAGCAGGCCGCGACGCGGATCGAGGACTCCGCGGGCATCGTGAAGGGCCTGCAGACCAAGCTCGACGGCCACAAGAGCCAGCTGATGTCCGGATGGGCCGGCAACGCCGCGGTTTCGTTCGACCGGGTCTTCACCGAGTTCCAGACGGAGATGACCAAGGTCAGGACCGCCCTCGAGGGCATGCACGAGAAGCTCGTGCAGACCAAGATCACGTACGAGAGCACGGAGCAGGAGCAGCAGGACGCGGTCAACAAGATCAACCAGCTGCTCAACGGCACCACCTGA
- a CDS encoding WXG100 family type VII secretion target, with translation MSDSYTKANFSAMQQAQADFTLAYRALVDELDDLEKNLENNLSAWEGGAQAAYWEAKRQWDAAAARIGQVLNQLGVTIGEAHSNYSGAERANQNIWAG, from the coding sequence GTGAGCGACAGCTACACAAAGGCCAATTTCAGCGCGATGCAGCAGGCGCAGGCCGACTTCACGCTGGCCTACCGCGCCCTGGTCGACGAACTCGACGACCTCGAGAAGAACCTCGAGAACAACCTCAGCGCCTGGGAGGGCGGCGCGCAGGCCGCCTACTGGGAGGCCAAGCGCCAGTGGGACGCCGCCGCGGCCCGTATCGGCCAGGTTCTCAACCAGCTGGGGGTCACCATCGGCGAGGCGCACAGCAACTACAGCGGGGCGGAGCGCGCCAACCAGAACATCTGGGCCGGCTGA
- the mycP gene encoding type VII secretion-associated serine protease mycosin: MRWLLRTAASTVAIGLAMVPVAPASAAPAPAPHQWWFDAWSIQKEVWPVTKGKGVTVAVIDTGVNAKLPDLKPAVVPGGDMTGQGGDGREDYDTRQGGHGTAMASLIASRGTKTGFVGVAPEAKILPIASPSLSGRNTGKAVRFAADRGAKVINISQISTAADIYPNQCPPELLDAIKYAASKDVVIVAAAGNSGNYDNKPSYPASCPGVVAVGALARDGEPWKSTQRQSYVTVGAPGQGVGYIDKNGRVATSGAGTSQASALTAGAVALLRSRYPEMPARQVVQRLIATAKDFGPPGKDDMLGYGVISIPRALKQDVPETAPNPVYARLDKVAGSQDGAGSTKPAAAEEEDSGGFPVLLVGGAVVVLLLLGGGAFLLLRRRGPAAAPSGGAAGPMASPPQGFRAPQQSPYQTGPQPGGQPPAGPQNPPPGH, from the coding sequence ATGCGGTGGCTGCTTCGGACGGCGGCATCGACGGTGGCGATCGGGCTGGCCATGGTCCCGGTCGCTCCCGCGAGCGCCGCACCTGCTCCCGCCCCCCACCAGTGGTGGTTCGACGCCTGGAGCATCCAGAAGGAAGTGTGGCCCGTCACCAAAGGAAAAGGTGTGACGGTCGCCGTCATCGACACCGGGGTCAACGCCAAGCTGCCCGATCTGAAGCCCGCGGTGGTTCCCGGCGGCGACATGACGGGCCAGGGCGGTGACGGCCGGGAGGACTACGACACCCGCCAGGGCGGCCACGGCACCGCCATGGCGAGCCTGATCGCCTCGCGGGGCACCAAGACGGGCTTCGTGGGGGTCGCCCCGGAGGCCAAGATTCTTCCGATCGCCTCGCCCTCCCTGAGCGGCCGCAACACGGGCAAGGCGGTCCGCTTCGCCGCCGACCGCGGCGCCAAGGTGATCAACATCTCGCAGATCAGCACGGCCGCCGACATCTATCCGAACCAGTGCCCGCCGGAACTGCTCGACGCGATCAAGTACGCGGCGAGCAAGGACGTCGTGATCGTGGCCGCGGCCGGTAACTCCGGCAACTACGACAACAAGCCCTCCTACCCGGCATCGTGCCCCGGCGTCGTCGCCGTCGGGGCGCTCGCACGTGACGGCGAGCCGTGGAAGTCGACCCAGCGGCAGAGCTACGTCACCGTCGGGGCGCCGGGGCAGGGCGTCGGCTACATCGACAAGAACGGCCGGGTGGCCACGTCCGGGGCCGGGACGAGCCAGGCGTCCGCGTTGACGGCCGGGGCGGTCGCGCTGCTGCGCAGCCGTTACCCGGAGATGCCGGCCCGGCAGGTCGTGCAGCGCCTCATCGCCACCGCCAAGGACTTCGGTCCGCCCGGCAAGGACGACATGCTGGGATACGGCGTCATCAGCATCCCGCGCGCCCTGAAGCAGGACGTCCCGGAGACGGCGCCCAACCCGGTGTACGCGCGGCTCGACAAGGTCGCCGGGAGCCAGGACGGGGCCGGTTCGACGAAGCCCGCCGCGGCGGAGGAAGAGGATTCCGGCGGTTTCCCGGTGCTGCTCGTCGGCGGTGCCGTGGTGGTCCTGCTCCTCCTGGGCGGTGGTGCGTTCCTGCTCCTGCGGCGACGCGGACCGGCGGCGGCGCCGTCCGGCGGGGCGGCGGGCCCGATGGCGTCTCCGCCGCAGGGGTTCAGGGCGCCCCAGCAGTCGCCCTACCAGACCGGCCCCCAGCCCGGGGGACAGCCGCCCGCGGGGCCGCAGAACCCGCCGCCCGGCCACTGA
- a CDS encoding TNT domain-containing protein, with product MTDEPETNTAEMNDAETNGPGAGAPATEDPETALLQRLIDEVAELLPDTWQEATLTYRSVGDHEVIGLTGSEEGRYYPSGIHAAGRRIPRTGVPDLLRRHREITADPEHGAWLALTYKLWKKDGVTDWGVSARPSDKFLWTDELTPADCAAELRRFPCRDESVPAWMRPFLELHRAAQTFSPAPQRESDLVALLPAGLEKLFMRARVKLADFVPGADEFRVGDPGGGRWTVAHHDGAWLAVGPGGDVFPYAEPRRAVAHAMAGIMTDARMEINSSVLEAARILHVERNPGTDEQAWLLSDKGRKLSGKTAHSPRPRGTGQYLALDPLHNRPDGHFVCFPGPPPEEGAYVSVHDLFMMFAESTLPKPAPTPQAAPEPPSEVLEAGMEVDAYGDPAGRFVYTVDTPFLRRGLWGSPEDYAYHLYRVAKPIRAYTGRFFPGPLGSDPPPPDTGMGFYLVDSIADFVASGHLVEITPGRAGH from the coding sequence ATGACCGACGAACCCGAGACCAACACCGCCGAGATGAACGACGCAGAGACGAACGGGCCCGGAGCCGGCGCGCCCGCGACGGAGGACCCCGAGACGGCACTGCTCCAGCGGCTGATCGACGAGGTTGCGGAACTGCTGCCCGACACCTGGCAGGAGGCCACGCTGACCTACCGGTCGGTCGGGGACCACGAGGTCATCGGGCTGACAGGCTCCGAGGAGGGCAGGTACTACCCCTCCGGCATCCATGCGGCAGGCCGGCGCATCCCCCGCACGGGCGTCCCGGACCTGCTGCGCCGCCACCGGGAGATCACCGCCGACCCGGAGCACGGGGCGTGGCTCGCGCTCACCTACAAGCTCTGGAAGAAGGACGGTGTCACCGACTGGGGGGTGTCGGCCCGGCCTTCCGACAAGTTCCTGTGGACCGACGAGCTCACCCCCGCCGACTGTGCCGCCGAACTCCGGCGATTCCCCTGCCGGGACGAAAGCGTTCCCGCATGGATGCGCCCGTTCCTGGAGCTGCATCGCGCGGCGCAGACCTTCAGCCCCGCCCCGCAAAGGGAGAGCGATCTGGTCGCGCTGCTCCCGGCGGGCCTGGAGAAGCTGTTCATGCGGGCCCGAGTAAAGCTGGCCGACTTCGTGCCCGGCGCCGACGAATTCCGCGTCGGAGACCCGGGCGGAGGCCGCTGGACGGTCGCGCACCACGACGGCGCCTGGCTGGCGGTCGGGCCCGGCGGCGACGTGTTCCCGTACGCGGAACCTCGCCGGGCGGTCGCCCACGCGATGGCGGGCATCATGACCGACGCCCGGATGGAGATCAACAGCAGTGTCCTGGAGGCGGCGCGGATCCTCCACGTGGAGCGCAACCCGGGGACGGACGAGCAGGCATGGCTCCTCTCCGACAAGGGCCGGAAGCTGAGCGGGAAGACGGCCCACTCGCCCCGTCCTCGCGGCACCGGGCAGTACCTCGCCCTCGATCCGCTGCACAACCGCCCGGACGGTCACTTCGTCTGCTTCCCCGGACCGCCCCCCGAGGAAGGTGCCTACGTCTCCGTCCACGACCTGTTCATGATGTTCGCGGAGAGTACCCTCCCCAAGCCGGCCCCCACGCCCCAGGCGGCGCCGGAACCCCCCAGCGAAGTGCTGGAGGCCGGCATGGAGGTGGACGCCTACGGCGACCCGGCCGGACGTTTCGTCTACACCGTCGACACCCCGTTTCTGCGGCGCGGCCTATGGGGATCGCCGGAGGACTACGCCTACCACCTCTACCGCGTGGCGAAGCCGATCCGCGCCTACACCGGCCGTTTCTTCCCCGGCCCCCTCGGCAGCGACCCGCCCCCGCCCGACACCGGGATGGGCTTCTACCTCGTCGACTCGATCGCCGACTTCGTCGCGTCCGGCCACCTCGTCGAGATCACCCCCGGCCGGGCCGGACACTAG